From the genome of Bradyrhizobium sp. SZCCHNS1050, one region includes:
- a CDS encoding Isoquinoline 1-oxidoreductase subunit — translation MSPFRTATMALLAGSLAAVAIVALPALRRADAAPEATHVAGGLKPVADFARIKSKDERAVALFEEAGKVLQSPRCMNCHPAGDRPTQTDRMIPHQPLVVRGEAGMGAPGGLACTTCHHEANFDAARVPGNPKWQLAPIEMAWQGKSLGQICAQIKDPNRNGGKTMAQLIHHMAEDELVGWGWNPGAGRTPAPGTQKQFGELIKAWADAGAACPKG, via the coding sequence ATGAGCCCGTTCAGAACGGCGACGATGGCGCTGCTCGCTGGCAGCCTGGCTGCGGTTGCGATCGTAGCCCTGCCGGCACTGCGGCGCGCCGATGCGGCGCCCGAGGCCACGCACGTCGCCGGCGGGCTCAAGCCGGTGGCGGACTTCGCCAGGATCAAGAGCAAGGACGAGCGCGCCGTGGCGCTGTTCGAAGAGGCCGGCAAGGTGCTGCAGTCGCCGCGATGCATGAACTGCCACCCGGCCGGCGACCGGCCGACCCAGACCGATAGGATGATTCCGCATCAGCCGCTGGTGGTCCGCGGCGAGGCTGGCATGGGTGCGCCCGGCGGGCTCGCCTGCACGACCTGCCACCACGAGGCCAATTTCGACGCGGCGCGCGTGCCCGGTAATCCCAAGTGGCAGCTGGCCCCGATCGAGATGGCTTGGCAGGGCAAGTCGCTCGGCCAGATCTGCGCACAGATCAAGGATCCAAATCGCAACGGCGGCAAGACCATGGCGCAGCTGATTCACCATATGGCTGAGGATGAGCTGGTCGGCTGGGGCTGGAATCCGGGAGCTGGGCGGACCCCGGCCCCGGGAACCCAGAAGCAGTTCGGCGAGCTGATCAAGGCCTGGGCCGACGCCGGAGCGGCCTGTCCGAAGGGCTGA